The Bradyrhizobium sp. WBAH42 genome includes a window with the following:
- a CDS encoding MJ0042-type zinc finger domain-containing protein: MHIVCPHCMTSYAIKLASLGANGRAVRCSRCKETWIAHAEDAIEEASVPAMAAASRADDQSDLAEQWNSYANDDGATDAPVVDSPSIASDWPDEHARETEDEWSAAAWQAEEEVAGAQHQSWFRGLFPRRGARVSRPVAPAAPRKSYLGLPTACAAMGALVLALVIWRGDVVRLLPQTAAFYQMVGLEVNLRGLAFKDVKLSSETVDGKQVLVIEGVIVGEGKKPLDIPRLRFAVRDAQGAEIYAWNAVLEQTVLRPGERAFFRSRLASPPPEGRNIDVRFFNRRDIAGGSV, from the coding sequence ATGCATATCGTCTGCCCCCATTGTATGACATCCTACGCCATCAAGCTCGCGAGCCTTGGGGCGAACGGGCGGGCGGTCCGCTGCTCCCGTTGCAAGGAGACCTGGATCGCCCATGCCGAGGACGCCATCGAGGAGGCATCCGTTCCGGCCATGGCCGCGGCCAGCCGAGCTGACGACCAGTCCGACCTCGCCGAACAATGGAACTCCTATGCCAATGACGACGGCGCCACTGATGCACCCGTCGTCGATAGCCCCTCGATCGCCAGCGACTGGCCGGACGAGCACGCCCGCGAAACCGAGGACGAGTGGTCAGCAGCGGCCTGGCAGGCCGAAGAGGAGGTCGCCGGCGCGCAGCACCAGTCCTGGTTCCGCGGCCTGTTCCCCCGTCGCGGCGCGCGGGTGAGCCGTCCGGTCGCCCCCGCGGCTCCGCGCAAATCCTATCTTGGCCTGCCCACCGCCTGTGCCGCGATGGGCGCGCTGGTGCTGGCACTGGTGATCTGGCGGGGCGACGTGGTGCGGTTGCTGCCCCAGACGGCGGCGTTCTACCAGATGGTCGGGCTCGAGGTGAACCTGCGGGGCCTCGCCTTCAAGGACGTCAAGCTCTCCAGCGAGACCGTGGACGGTAAGCAGGTGCTGGTGATCGAAGGCGTGATCGTTGGCGAGGGCAAGAAGCCGCTCGACATTCCGCGGTTGCGCTTTGCCGTGCGCGACGCCCAAGGCGCGGAGATCTATGCCTGGAACGCGGTGCTGGAGCAGACCGTGCTGCGGCCCGGCGAGCGCGCCTTCTTCCGCTCACGCCTGGCCTCGCCGCCGCCGGAGGGCCGCAACATCGACGTTCGTTTCTTCAACCGGCGCGACATTGCCGGCGGCAGCGTATAA
- a CDS encoding YdcF family protein, with the protein MTSPTDDRSPKLPRGWLRATIVSTIALAFVGAAAGFVAFLSQLRGAETVPDRKADGIVVLTGGSSRVSDAMELLAAGYGRRLLISGVHPTSTASDISRTLPENQSFMTCCVDLDRTALSTRGNAAEARRWAEGRRFTSLIVVTSNYHMPRALVEFSHAMPRTTLIPFAVVGEKWREEPWWTSGSTLRLLLSEYVKYVAAELRVRLEDFGIDLWPEMSEQPAGQQPKRPATAQAN; encoded by the coding sequence ATGACCTCGCCGACCGACGATCGATCGCCGAAACTGCCGCGCGGCTGGCTGCGCGCGACAATCGTGTCGACGATCGCGCTCGCCTTCGTCGGCGCGGCGGCGGGGTTCGTTGCATTCCTGTCGCAATTGCGCGGCGCCGAGACGGTGCCGGACCGCAAGGCGGACGGCATCGTGGTGCTGACCGGCGGCTCCTCGCGGGTATCGGATGCGATGGAGCTGCTGGCTGCCGGCTACGGCAGGCGGCTCCTGATTTCCGGCGTGCACCCGACCTCGACGGCGAGCGACATCTCCCGGACCTTGCCGGAGAACCAGTCCTTCATGACCTGCTGCGTCGATCTCGACCGCACCGCGCTGTCGACCCGCGGCAACGCGGCGGAGGCGCGGCGCTGGGCCGAGGGGCGCCGATTTACATCTCTGATCGTAGTCACCTCGAACTATCACATGCCGCGCGCGCTGGTGGAATTCTCGCATGCGATGCCACGGACGACGCTGATCCCGTTCGCGGTGGTCGGCGAAAAATGGCGCGAGGAGCCGTGGTGGACCTCAGGCTCGACGCTGCGGCTGCTCTTGTCCGAATACGTCAAGTACGTTGCGGCCGAGCTCAGGGTGCGGCTGGAGGATTTCGGGATTGACCTTTGGCCCGAGATGTCGGAGCAGCCTGCAGGTCAGCAACCGAAGCGGCCCGCCACCGCACAGGCCAATTGA
- a CDS encoding NAD(P)-dependent oxidoreductase — MDIGFIGLGNMGFPMARRLIEAGHRLVVFDTRKEVMDRLVARGASAASSPKDVADQVETVMASLPSLQASLDVATGAGGVIEGKRAKRFVDLSTVGSAMAAKIHGLLAKRGIVQIDCPVSGGVGGAEKGTLAVMVSGPKAEFELLKPALEVIGKVFFIGEKPGAAQTMKLANNFLSATAIVATSEAVVMGVKAGLDPAVMIDVINAGSGMNTASRDKFPRAVLPRTFDFGFATGLMVKDVRLALEEMKQLGLSMEVADAVGRLWETVISAEGAESDFTAAIKPIEKKAGVVVGGAKGGLAGK; from the coding sequence ATGGACATCGGATTCATCGGGCTCGGAAACATGGGTTTCCCGATGGCGCGGCGGTTGATCGAGGCGGGACACAGGCTCGTCGTGTTCGACACGCGCAAGGAGGTCATGGACAGGCTGGTCGCGCGAGGTGCCAGTGCCGCGTCGTCGCCGAAGGACGTCGCCGATCAGGTCGAGACCGTGATGGCGAGCCTGCCCTCGCTGCAGGCTTCCCTGGACGTTGCCACCGGCGCTGGCGGCGTGATCGAGGGCAAGCGCGCCAAGCGTTTCGTCGATCTCTCAACCGTCGGCTCGGCGATGGCCGCGAAGATTCACGGCCTGCTCGCCAAGCGCGGCATCGTGCAGATCGACTGTCCCGTCTCCGGGGGCGTCGGCGGCGCCGAGAAGGGCACGCTTGCTGTGATGGTGTCGGGCCCGAAAGCCGAGTTCGAGCTGCTCAAGCCCGCGCTCGAGGTGATCGGAAAAGTGTTCTTCATCGGCGAGAAGCCGGGCGCGGCGCAAACCATGAAGCTCGCCAACAATTTCCTGTCGGCCACCGCGATCGTGGCGACGTCGGAAGCCGTGGTGATGGGCGTGAAAGCCGGGCTCGATCCCGCCGTGATGATCGACGTCATCAATGCCGGCTCGGGCATGAACACGGCGAGCCGCGACAAGTTTCCGCGCGCGGTGCTGCCGCGCACGTTCGACTTCGGCTTCGCCACGGGACTGATGGTGAAGGACGTGCGGCTGGCGCTGGAGGAGATGAAGCAGCTCGGCCTGTCGATGGAAGTTGCCGACGCGGTCGGGCGGTTGTGGGAGACCGTGATCAGCGCGGAAGGCGCCGAGTCCGATTTCACCGCGGCGATCAAGCCGATCGAGAAGAAAGCGGGCGTCGTGGTGGGCGGAGCGAAGGGCGGATTGGCGGGAAAGTAG
- a CDS encoding ABC transporter permease, producing MSRLDERGVLVDLGQERPQLPAKARNMSPIVPRASIHGRALVAVVAIMTFLASIATGTVLLVSASAAEWQSDVASEITIQIRPQAGRDLERDTAAVAEAMRAQAGIVEVKPFTREESGKLLEPWLGTGLSMDDLPVPRVIIARVQPGTPLDLGALRARVAQVAPGASVDDHRAWIERMRLMTNATVLAGLGILALVIVATIISVSFATRGAMAANRPIVEVLHFVGAGDRYIANHFLRHFLRLGLEGGVIGGGAAMLMFGFSESIAGWFSGTPVGDQFAALLGTFSLRPSGYIVLAVQAVLIGGITAVASRQTLFATLNDVD from the coding sequence ATGAGTAGGCTGGACGAGCGCGGCGTGCTGGTCGATCTCGGACAGGAGCGTCCGCAGCTTCCGGCCAAGGCGCGCAACATGTCGCCGATCGTGCCGCGCGCCTCGATCCACGGCAGAGCGCTGGTTGCGGTGGTCGCCATCATGACGTTCCTCGCCTCGATAGCCACCGGCACGGTGCTGCTGGTGAGTGCCTCCGCCGCCGAATGGCAGTCGGATGTCGCGAGCGAAATCACGATCCAGATTCGTCCGCAGGCCGGCCGTGACCTCGAGCGCGACACCGCAGCCGTGGCGGAGGCGATGCGCGCGCAGGCCGGCATCGTCGAGGTCAAGCCGTTCACCAGGGAGGAGAGCGGCAAGCTGCTCGAGCCCTGGCTCGGCACCGGCCTGTCGATGGACGATCTGCCGGTACCGCGCGTGATCATCGCGCGCGTGCAGCCGGGCACGCCGCTCGATCTCGGCGCCTTGCGCGCGCGCGTCGCGCAGGTCGCGCCGGGCGCCAGTGTCGACGATCACCGCGCCTGGATCGAGCGCATGCGCCTGATGACGAACGCCACGGTGCTGGCCGGCCTCGGCATCCTCGCGCTCGTCATCGTCGCAACCATCATCTCGGTGTCGTTCGCGACGCGCGGCGCCATGGCGGCGAACCGTCCGATCGTCGAGGTCCTGCATTTCGTCGGCGCCGGCGACCGCTACATCGCCAACCACTTCCTGCGTCATTTCCTCAGGCTGGGCCTGGAGGGCGGCGTGATCGGCGGCGGTGCCGCCATGCTGATGTTCGGCTTCTCCGAGTCCATCGCAGGCTGGTTTTCCGGGACGCCCGTCGGCGACCAGTTCGCCGCGCTGCTCGGCACCTTCTCGCTGCGCCCGTCCGGCTACATCGTGCTCGCGGTGCAGGCCGTGCTGATCGGCGGCATCACCGCGGTCGCCTCGCGCCAGACGCTGTTCGCGACGTTGAATGACGTCGACTAG
- a CDS encoding gamma-glutamylcyclotransferase translates to MSEITLPSVTTATGDLWVFGYGSLMWRPGFDFEERVPARLVGEHRALCVYSFVHRGTPEKPGLVLGLDRGGACRGIAFRVAEKNRAEVVAYLRAREQVTSVYREVMRSVWLENDARQRVSALAYVVDRGHVQYAGRLSLAEQHRHVVQGHGQSGANRDYVTATVKAIEAEGFRDTQLHQLALMLHGDAHSLHATDRHEDRESR, encoded by the coding sequence ATGTCGGAAATCACCCTCCCCTCCGTCACCACAGCCACGGGCGACCTCTGGGTGTTCGGCTACGGCTCGCTGATGTGGCGGCCGGGCTTCGACTTCGAGGAACGCGTCCCGGCGCGGCTGGTCGGAGAGCACCGCGCGCTCTGCGTCTATTCGTTCGTGCATCGCGGCACGCCGGAGAAGCCGGGCCTGGTGCTCGGGCTCGACCGCGGCGGCGCCTGCCGCGGCATCGCCTTCCGCGTCGCCGAGAAGAACCGTGCCGAGGTGGTCGCATATTTGCGCGCACGGGAGCAGGTCACCTCGGTCTATCGCGAGGTGATGCGCTCGGTGTGGCTGGAGAACGATGCGCGCCAGCGCGTCTCCGCACTCGCCTACGTCGTCGACCGCGGCCATGTGCAATATGCCGGCCGCCTCTCGCTCGCCGAGCAGCACCGCCACGTCGTCCAGGGCCACGGGCAGTCCGGCGCCAACCGCGATTACGTCACCGCAACGGTGAAGGCGATCGAGGCCGAAGGCTTTCGCGACACCCAGCTGCATCAGCTTGCATTGATGCTGCATGGTGATGCGCACTCGCTGCACGCGACGGATCGGCACGAAGATCGCGAAAGCCGCTAG
- the lysA gene encoding diaminopimelate decarboxylase has protein sequence MNHFDYRNGVLYAEAVNLSELAATVGTPFYCYSTATLERHYRVFTEAFAGEKVLVCYAMKANSNQSVLRTLAKLGAGADVVSGGELKRALAAGIPASKIVFSGVGKTEAELRAALAADILCLNVESEPELELLSRLAVEMGKTARISLRVNPDVDAGTHAKISTGKSENKFGIPIVHAREVYARAAKLPGIKVTGTDVHIGSQITDLSGMETAFRILSEFVQTLRTDGHDISHVDFGGGLGIPYYMDREAPPAPAAYAAMVKRVSHNLGCTLMFEPGRMIVGNAGILVAKVIYVKHGDGKNFVIIDAAMNDLIRPTLYEAHHDILPVKQPAEGAATIKADVVGPVCETGDYLALDRTLPTPVPGDLLAIMTAGAYGAVQAGTYNTRPLVPEVLVKGDQYAVVRPRIEVEQLIAMDAPAPWL, from the coding sequence ATGAACCATTTCGACTATCGCAACGGCGTGCTGTACGCCGAGGCGGTGAACCTGTCCGAGCTGGCAGCCACCGTCGGCACGCCGTTCTATTGCTATTCGACGGCAACGCTGGAGCGGCACTACCGCGTCTTCACCGAGGCCTTTGCCGGCGAGAAGGTGCTGGTCTGCTACGCCATGAAGGCGAACTCCAACCAGTCGGTGTTGCGGACGCTGGCCAAGCTCGGCGCCGGCGCCGACGTGGTCTCGGGCGGCGAGCTCAAGCGCGCTTTGGCCGCAGGCATTCCCGCCAGCAAGATCGTCTTCTCCGGCGTCGGCAAGACGGAAGCGGAGCTGCGCGCGGCGCTCGCCGCCGACATCCTCTGCCTCAACGTCGAATCCGAGCCGGAGCTCGAGCTGCTGTCGCGCCTCGCGGTCGAGATGGGCAAAACCGCGCGGATCTCGCTCCGCGTCAATCCCGACGTCGATGCCGGCACGCACGCAAAAATTTCCACCGGCAAGTCCGAGAACAAGTTCGGCATTCCGATCGTCCATGCCCGCGAGGTCTACGCGCGCGCGGCGAAGCTGCCCGGAATCAAGGTGACCGGCACCGACGTGCATATCGGCAGCCAGATCACCGATCTCTCCGGCATGGAGACTGCGTTCCGCATCCTCTCCGAATTCGTGCAGACGCTCCGGACGGACGGCCACGACATCAGCCACGTCGATTTCGGCGGTGGTCTCGGCATTCCCTATTACATGGACCGCGAGGCGCCCCCGGCGCCGGCCGCCTATGCCGCCATGGTCAAGCGCGTCAGCCACAATCTCGGCTGCACGCTGATGTTCGAGCCGGGCCGCATGATCGTCGGCAATGCCGGCATTCTCGTCGCCAAGGTGATCTACGTGAAGCATGGCGACGGCAAGAATTTCGTCATCATCGACGCCGCGATGAACGACCTGATCCGCCCGACGCTGTACGAGGCGCATCACGACATCCTGCCGGTGAAGCAGCCCGCCGAGGGCGCCGCCACCATTAAGGCCGATGTCGTCGGCCCGGTCTGCGAGACCGGCGACTATCTCGCGCTCGACCGCACGCTGCCGACGCCCGTGCCCGGCGATCTCCTCGCCATCATGACCGCGGGCGCCTATGGCGCGGTGCAGGCCGGCACCTACAACACCCGGCCCTTGGTGCCCGAGGTGCTGGTGAAGGGCGACCAATACGCCGTGGTGCGCCCGCGCATCGAGGTCGAGCAGCTGATCGCGATGGATGCGCCGGCGCCGTGGCTGTGA
- the ftsE gene encoding cell division ATP-binding protein FtsE produces MVRFENVGLRYGLGPEILRDLSFQIPAHSFQFLTGPSGAGKTSLLRLLFLSHRPTRGLVNLFGHDISQLGKDEIADLRKRIGIVLQDFRLLDHMTTYENVALPFRVMGRSESSYRKEVIDLLRWVGLGDRMDALPPILSGGEKQRAAIARAVISRPQLLLADEPTGSVDPTLGRRLLRLFIELNKSGTAVIIATHDIGLMDQYEARRLVLHQGRLHVYE; encoded by the coding sequence TTGGTTCGGTTCGAAAATGTCGGATTGCGTTACGGTCTGGGGCCGGAGATTCTGCGCGACCTCAGCTTCCAGATTCCCGCGCATTCCTTCCAGTTTCTCACCGGACCGTCCGGCGCCGGCAAGACGTCGCTGCTGCGCCTGTTGTTCCTGTCGCATCGACCGACGCGGGGCCTCGTCAATCTGTTCGGTCATGACATCTCGCAGCTCGGCAAGGACGAGATCGCGGATTTGCGCAAGCGCATCGGCATCGTGCTCCAGGATTTCCGCCTGCTCGATCACATGACGACTTATGAGAACGTCGCGCTGCCGTTCCGCGTCATGGGCCGCAGCGAGTCGAGCTACCGCAAGGAGGTGATCGACCTGTTGCGCTGGGTCGGCCTCGGCGATCGCATGGACGCGCTGCCGCCGATCCTGTCGGGCGGCGAGAAGCAGCGCGCGGCGATCGCGCGCGCCGTGATCTCGCGGCCGCAGCTGCTGCTCGCGGACGAGCCGACCGGCAGCGTCGATCCGACGCTCGGTCGCCGCCTGCTGCGACTCTTCATCGAGCTCAACAAATCAGGCACCGCCGTCATCATCGCCACCCACGACATTGGGCTGATGGACCAGTACGAAGCACGGCGGCTGGTGCTGCACCAGGGACGGCTGCACGTCTATGAGTAG
- a CDS encoding response regulator produces the protein MPKILIADDEDSMRTLVARAIAMDGHETVTAQDGAEALEILTREDGAFDLLLTDIQMPVMDGIALALSAARDFPDLTILLMTGFADQRERASNLNALVHDVVTKPFSVADIRTAVADALAAKKG, from the coding sequence ATGCCGAAAATCCTGATCGCCGACGACGAGGATTCGATGCGCACGCTGGTGGCGCGCGCCATCGCCATGGACGGCCATGAGACCGTCACCGCTCAGGACGGCGCCGAGGCACTGGAGATCCTGACCCGCGAGGATGGCGCCTTCGACCTGTTGCTCACCGACATCCAGATGCCGGTGATGGACGGCATCGCGCTGGCGCTCTCCGCCGCGCGCGATTTCCCTGACCTGACCATTTTGCTGATGACCGGCTTTGCCGACCAGCGCGAGCGCGCCTCGAACCTGAACGCGCTGGTGCATGACGTCGTGACCAAACCGTTCTCGGTCGCGGATATCCGCACGGCGGTTGCCGATGCGCTGGCCGCGAAGAAAGGTTAG
- a CDS encoding carboxymuconolactone decarboxylase family protein, with product MDKKMHDKGLEVRKAVLGEAYVNNALKNVDDFNRPFQEMLNEYCWGTVWGREELPRKTRSMLNIAMIAILNRQHEFRAHLKGALTNGVTREEIREILMQVAIYGGMPAAVDSFRIAREVFAEIDAKA from the coding sequence ATGGACAAGAAGATGCACGACAAGGGCCTGGAAGTCCGCAAAGCGGTGCTGGGCGAGGCCTATGTCAACAATGCCCTGAAGAACGTCGACGATTTCAACCGCCCGTTCCAGGAGATGCTCAACGAATATTGCTGGGGCACGGTGTGGGGCCGCGAGGAGCTGCCGCGCAAGACCCGCAGCATGCTCAACATCGCCATGATCGCCATCCTCAACCGCCAGCACGAGTTTCGCGCACATCTCAAGGGCGCGCTGACCAATGGCGTCACCCGCGAAGAGATCCGCGAGATCCTGATGCAGGTCGCGATCTATGGCGGCATGCCCGCCGCGGTCGACAGCTTCCGCATTGCGCGCGAGGTGTTCGCGGAGATCGACGCCAAGGCGTGA
- a CDS encoding TIGR02302 family protein, translating to MNGLTPEPSDPTRGSDALSRLKLAQALDRATYAIAWERAWPNAARLLTVVGLFLVVSWAGLWLALPFMARAVGLALFAAIAAAALFPLIRFRWPSREEALARLDRGSGIRHRPATALTDTLTSQDPVALALWQAQRERTLASIKRIRAGVPHPRLALHDPWALRALVMVMLVATFFAAGDERTMRLGAAFDWNGVLAPANVRVDAWVTPPLYTGKPPVILSAANKEAAALPAGGPLAVPAGSTLIVRSSGGNLDVVVSGGLKEVAPTEASPKGTNEKHFAISGDGTAHVRAPSGQPQWAFAATPDRPPTIALAKDPERQARGALQLSYKIEDDYGVTGAEAKFATRSTDARDGGKDGAKDGTKDGAKAAAGDGDTRTAPRPLFQPPQFPLALPNARTRNGVGQSVKDLSEDPYAGAEVTLTLTAKDEAGNEAVSEPFNMRLPERLFTKPLARALIEQRRILALDANKNSDVYAALDGLMIAPEMFTPEPGQYLGLHSVARQLEAARTDDALREVVASLWALAVTIEDGKISDVEKALRAAQDALKQALERGASDEEIKKLTQDLRQALNDFMRQLAEQFRNNNDPQQLARPLDPNTKVLRQQDLQNMIDRMERLSRSGDKDAAKQLLDQLQQMLEGLQMAQPGQSGESDMEQALNELGDMIRKQQQLRDKTFKQGQDSRRDRSRGKQQQGDQSMSELQQDQQGLRDRLKKLQDELAKRGLTQKGQKGQQAQKGQKGQQGDQGQPGQNGDQDGDQGDDDGSLDAADGAMGDAGSKLGEGNADGAVDSQGKALDAMRKGAQKMAEAMQQGDGDGQGDGPGQRAGRQQSGGNQTDPLGRPLHGREYGDDYTVKIPGEIDTQRVRRILEELRRRLGDPSRPQIELDYLERLLKEF from the coding sequence TTGAACGGCCTCACCCCCGAGCCGTCAGACCCGACCCGCGGCAGTGATGCGCTGTCGCGGCTGAAGCTGGCGCAGGCCCTTGATCGGGCAACTTATGCCATCGCATGGGAGCGTGCCTGGCCCAATGCGGCGCGCCTTCTGACCGTCGTCGGCCTGTTCCTGGTGGTGTCCTGGGCCGGCCTCTGGCTGGCGCTGCCGTTCATGGCCAGGGCCGTCGGCCTCGCCCTCTTCGCCGCGATCGCGGCGGCCGCCCTGTTCCCGCTGATTCGCTTCCGCTGGCCGAGCCGCGAGGAAGCGCTCGCCCGGCTCGACCGTGGCTCCGGCATCCGTCACCGCCCGGCCACCGCGCTCACGGACACGCTGACCTCGCAGGACCCGGTCGCGCTGGCGCTGTGGCAGGCGCAGCGCGAGCGGACGCTCGCCTCCATCAAGCGCATCCGCGCCGGTGTACCGCACCCGCGACTCGCGCTTCACGACCCCTGGGCGCTGCGTGCCCTCGTCATGGTGATGCTGGTTGCGACCTTCTTTGCCGCGGGTGACGAGCGTACGATGCGCCTTGGCGCCGCCTTCGACTGGAACGGGGTGCTGGCGCCGGCCAATGTTCGCGTCGATGCCTGGGTTACGCCGCCGCTCTACACCGGCAAGCCGCCGGTCATCCTGTCGGCCGCCAACAAGGAAGCTGCGGCATTGCCCGCCGGCGGCCCGCTCGCCGTTCCCGCCGGCTCGACCCTGATCGTGCGCTCCTCCGGCGGCAACCTGGATGTCGTCGTCTCCGGCGGCCTCAAGGAGGTCGCCCCGACTGAAGCCAGCCCCAAGGGGACCAACGAAAAGCATTTCGCCATTTCCGGCGACGGCACCGCCCATGTCCGGGCGCCCTCCGGCCAGCCGCAATGGGCCTTCGCCGCCACGCCGGACCGTCCGCCGACGATCGCGCTCGCCAAGGACCCCGAGCGCCAGGCGCGCGGCGCGCTCCAGCTCTCCTACAAGATCGAGGACGATTACGGCGTCACCGGCGCCGAGGCGAAATTCGCCACGCGGTCGACCGACGCCCGGGATGGCGGCAAAGACGGTGCCAAGGATGGTACCAAGGATGGTGCGAAGGCCGCCGCCGGCGACGGCGACACCAGGACGGCGCCGCGGCCGCTGTTCCAGCCGCCGCAATTCCCGCTCGCGCTGCCGAATGCGCGCACCCGCAACGGCGTCGGGCAATCCGTGAAGGATCTCAGCGAGGATCCCTATGCCGGCGCCGAGGTTACGCTCACTCTCACGGCCAAGGACGAGGCCGGCAACGAGGCTGTTAGCGAACCGTTCAACATGCGCCTGCCCGAACGGCTCTTCACCAAGCCGCTGGCCCGTGCATTGATCGAGCAGCGCCGCATCCTCGCGCTCGATGCCAACAAGAATTCCGACGTATATGCCGCGCTCGACGGGCTGATGATCGCCCCTGAGATGTTCACGCCGGAGCCCGGACAATATCTCGGCCTGCACAGCGTGGCCCGACAGCTCGAGGCCGCGCGTACCGATGATGCCCTGCGCGAGGTTGTGGCGAGCCTGTGGGCGCTTGCGGTGACGATCGAGGACGGCAAGATCTCCGACGTCGAGAAGGCGTTGCGCGCGGCCCAGGACGCGCTGAAGCAGGCTCTGGAGCGCGGCGCGAGCGACGAGGAGATCAAAAAGCTCACGCAGGATCTGCGTCAGGCGCTGAACGATTTCATGCGCCAGCTCGCCGAGCAGTTCCGCAACAACAATGACCCGCAGCAGCTGGCGCGGCCGCTCGATCCGAACACCAAGGTCCTGCGTCAGCAGGATCTGCAGAATATGATCGACCGGATGGAGCGCCTGTCGCGCTCCGGCGACAAGGATGCCGCCAAGCAGTTGCTCGACCAGCTCCAGCAGATGCTGGAAGGCCTCCAGATGGCGCAGCCGGGGCAGTCCGGCGAGAGCGACATGGAGCAGGCGCTCAATGAGCTCGGCGACATGATCCGCAAGCAGCAGCAATTGCGCGACAAGACGTTCAAGCAGGGCCAGGATTCCCGGCGCGACCGCTCGCGCGGCAAGCAGCAGCAGGGCGATCAGTCCATGTCGGAGCTGCAGCAGGACCAGCAGGGGCTGCGCGACCGGCTGAAGAAGCTGCAGGACGAGCTTGCCAAGCGCGGCCTCACCCAGAAGGGGCAGAAAGGCCAGCAGGCACAGAAGGGCCAGAAGGGTCAGCAAGGTGATCAGGGCCAGCCTGGCCAGAACGGCGATCAGGACGGCGACCAGGGTGATGACGACGGCAGCCTGGATGCAGCCGACGGTGCCATGGGCGATGCCGGGTCAAAGCTCGGCGAGGGCAATGCCGACGGCGCCGTGGACTCGCAGGGCAAGGCACTCGACGCGATGCGCAAGGGTGCGCAGAAGATGGCCGAGGCGATGCAGCAGGGCGACGGCGACGGCCAGGGCGACGGCCCCGGCCAGCGCGCCGGCCGTCAGCAGAGCGGCGGCAACCAGACCGATCCGCTCGGCCGGCCGCTTCATGGGCGCGAATATGGCGACGATTATACGGTCAAGATTCCCGGCGAGATCGACACGCAGCGTGTCCGCCGCATTCTCGAAGAGCTCCGCCGTCGTCTCGGCGATCCCTCGCGGCCGCAGATCGAGCTCGACTATCTCGAGCGGCTGCTGAAGGAGTTTTGA
- a CDS encoding 1-acyl-sn-glycerol-3-phosphate acyltransferase, whose product MFLIFLRSLVFNVLFYAVLVLLAIVALPTFALPPRAMLTVAQWWAKATLVLMRVVCNIKVEFRGVEKIPTGPLLIVAKHQSFWETFVLPGFFNRPIFILKRQLMQIPVFGQFLVKTGMIGIDRNAGVKALLDMTRRAREAVRSGKQLVIFPEGTRRAPGAPPDYKTGFAQIYSSCGVPCLPVALNSGLFWPRRTFMRYPGTLVVEFLEPLPPGLSKDEFLARVQAAVEDATGRLVEAGRKEQERLIGSAPSYAPTG is encoded by the coding sequence ATGTTTCTGATTTTCCTGCGCTCGCTCGTGTTCAACGTACTGTTCTATGCCGTGCTGGTCCTTCTCGCGATCGTTGCGCTGCCGACCTTTGCATTGCCGCCGCGCGCCATGCTCACGGTGGCGCAATGGTGGGCCAAGGCGACGCTGGTCCTGATGCGCGTGGTCTGCAACATCAAGGTGGAATTCCGCGGGGTGGAGAAGATCCCGACAGGACCGCTGCTGATTGTGGCCAAGCATCAGTCGTTCTGGGAGACCTTCGTGCTGCCGGGTTTCTTCAACCGGCCGATCTTCATCCTCAAGCGCCAGCTGATGCAGATCCCGGTGTTCGGCCAGTTCCTGGTCAAGACCGGGATGATCGGGATCGACCGCAATGCCGGCGTGAAGGCGCTTCTGGACATGACGCGCCGCGCGCGCGAGGCGGTGCGCAGCGGAAAGCAGCTCGTGATCTTTCCGGAAGGCACGCGCCGCGCGCCGGGCGCGCCGCCCGACTACAAGACCGGCTTTGCACAGATCTATTCCTCCTGCGGCGTGCCGTGCCTGCCGGTCGCGCTCAATTCCGGCCTGTTCTGGCCGCGCCGCACTTTCATGCGCTATCCCGGCACGCTGGTGGTGGAGTTTCTCGAGCCGTTGCCGCCGGGTCTGTCGAAGGACGAGTTTCTCGCGCGCGTGCAAGCGGCGGTCGAGGACGCGACCGGTCGCCTCGTCGAAGCAGGGCGGAAAGAGCAGGAGCGGTTGATCGGCTCGGCGCCGAGCTACGCGCCGACCGGCTAG